One window of the Rissa tridactyla isolate bRisTri1 chromosome 9, bRisTri1.patW.cur.20221130, whole genome shotgun sequence genome contains the following:
- the LOC128914911 gene encoding LOW QUALITY PROTEIN: peptidyl-prolyl cis-trans isomerase FKBP8-like (The sequence of the model RefSeq protein was modified relative to this genomic sequence to represent the inferred CDS: inserted 1 base in 1 codon), with product MARSAGQRRAGPVTARRDALGGGPGPGGPGQSLRGGAGAGWGPRAPAAGPRXRSGGQRGGLGSGMPGPSPGGSPEREAGARGPPQGPGRGRRVRFLLPHTAIPLPSVRQEERLFYRRLEALVALGPGGFGPLFAADGWSDLTEDRLLRKRVMQDGQGGPRPQPGQEVSVKVLGALEDGGLVERDPRLTFVPGHGDVVQALELGVPTMQPGEVSFFLAAFPYGYGRPGREPDVPPEAPLLFEVTLLEVRDGPDPQPLPPADRLLLGAQRRERGNFHFTRGDFAAALHSYRLALRALDGPASAPPGPQEEEELREQRVKCLNNCAAAEMKLERADEALASCEAALSISPDNGRALLRRGQLLAQQGRDAEAMLVLRRALELDPASKVIHAELSQLAKRRSPPASAAPQESLHGPVPPPSPGPPAPPAAEEEA from the exons ATGGCCCGGAGTGCGGGAcagcggcgggcggggccg GTAACGGCGCGGCGGGATGCGctcggcggcggccccggcccgggcggCCCCGGGCAGTCGctgcgcggcggggccggtgcgggctgggggccgcgggcgcccgccgccgggcccc ggcgtagcggcgggcagcggggaggaCTGGGGTCCGGCATGCCGGGACCCTCCCCCGGCGGCTCCCcggagagggaggctggagccCGAGGGCCGCCTCAAGGGCCAGGCCGGGGCAGGCGGGTGCGgttcctcctgccccacaccgccATCCCGCTGCCGTCGGTGCGCCAGGAGGAGCGGCTCTTCTACCGGCGGCTGGAGGCACTGGTGGCCCTGGGCCCCGGCGGCTTCGGGCCGCTCTTCGCGGCCGACGGCTGGAGCGACCTGACGG AGGACCGGCTGCTGCGGAAGCGAGTGATGCAGGACGGGCAGGGCGGGCCGCGGCCGCAGCCGGGCCAGGAGGTGTCGGTGAAGGTGCTGGGCGCCCTGGAGGACGGCGGGCTTGTGGAGCGGGACCCGCGGCTCACCTTCGTGCCGGGCCACGGCGACGTCGTGCAG GCGCTGGAGCTGGGCGTCCCCACCATGCAACCCGGGGAGGTCTCCTTCTTCCTCGCCGCCTTCCCCTACGGCTACGGCCGCCCGGGCAG GGAGCCCGACGTGCCGCCCGAGGCGCCGCTGCTGTTCGAGGTGACGCTGCTGGAGGTGCGGGACGGCCCCGACCCGCAGCCGCTGCCGCCCGCCGACCGCCTGCTCCTGGGCGCGCAGCGGAGGGAGCGGGGCAACTTCCACTTCACCCGGGGCGACTTCGCGGCCGCGCTGCACTCCTACCGCCTGGCCCTGCGCGCCCTCGACGGGCCTGCCTCCG CCCCGCCCGGGccgcaggaggaagaggagctgcgggAGCAGCGCGTCAAGTGCCTGAACAACTGCGCGGCCGCCGAGATGAAGCTGGAGCGGGCGGACGAGGCGCTGGCATCCTGCGAGGCGGCCCTGAGCATCAGTCCCGACAACGGCCGGGCGCTGCTCCGCCGGGGGCAG CTGCTGGCGCAGCAGGGCCGGGACGCGGAGGCCATGCTCGTCCTGCGGAGAGCCCTGGAGCTGGACCCGGCCAGCAAG gTGATCCACGCCGAGCTGTCGCAGCTGGCGAAgcgccgcagccccccggccagCGCCGCCCCCCAGGAATCCCTCCACGGGCCGGTGCCGCCACCGAGCCCCGG ACCCCCGGCACCGCCCGCGGCGGAAGAAGAGGCCTGA
- the PDIA3 gene encoding protein disulfide-isomerase A3, translating to MSAPRPPAALLLLPLLAIAARASDVVELSDADFESGLAERPGLVLVEFFAPWCGHCKRLAPEYESAATRLKGIVPLVKVDCTANSNTCNKYGVSGYPTLKIFRDGEEAGTYDGPRTADGIVSHLKKQAGPASVALNSVADFEKFISDKDASVVGFFGDASGDAYSEFMKAANNLRDNYRFAHTSEDQLVQKYEEDGEGIILFRPPRLMNKFEDSSIKYTEDKITSGKIKKFIQENIFGICPHMTEDNKDLIQGKDLLVAYYDVDYEKNAKGSNYWRNRVMMIAKKFLDAGHKLSFAVASRKTFGHELSEFGLDSSVGEAPVVAIRTAKGDKYVMQEEFSRDGKALERFLQDYFDGNLKKYLKSEPVPESNDGPVKVVVAENFDEIVNAEDKDVLIEFYAPWCGHCKNLEPKYKELGEKLSKDPNIVIAKMDATANDVPSPYEVRGFPTIYFAPAGKKQSPKKYEGGREVSDFISYLKREATNTPVLQEEDKTKKSKKKVKEDL from the exons ATGTCCgcgccccggccgcccgccgctctgctgctgctcccgctcCTCGCCATCGCCGCCCGCGCCTCCGACGTGGTGGAGCTCAGCGATGCCGACTTCGAGAGCGGCCTGGCCGAGCGCCCGGGGCTGGTGCTGGTGGAGTTCTTCGCGCCATG GTGCGGGCACTGCAAGCGGCTGGCGCCGGAGTATGAGTCGGCGGCCACCAGGCTGAAGGGGATCGTGCCGCTGGTGAAG GTTGACTGTACAGCAAACTCAAACACCTGTAATAAGTATGGAGTCAGTGGATATCCCACCTTAAAGATTTTTCGAGATGGAGAAGAGGCAGGAACCTATGATGGGCCTAGGACAGCAG ATGGGATTGTCAGTCATCTCAAGAAACAGGCGGGACCTGCTTCGGTGGCTCTCAATTCTGTGGCTGATTTTGAGAAATTCATCAGTGATAAAGATGCATCTGTAGTGG GCTTCTTTGGAGATGCATCTGGGGATGCTTATTCAGAATTCATGAAAGCAGCCAACAACCTAAGAGATAACTACCGTTTTGCACACACCAGTGAGGACCAGTTGGTGCAGAAGTATGAGGAAGATGGAGA GGGTATAATCTTATTTCGTCCTCCACGCCTGATGAACAAGTTTGAGGACAGCTCCATCAAGTACACAGAAGACAAAATCACCAGTGGAAAAATCAAGAAATTCATCCAGGAGAACAT CTTCGGCATCTGTCCACACATGACTGAAGACAACAAAGACTTGATCCAGGGGAAGGACTTGTTGGTGGCATATTATGATGTGGACTATGAGAAGAATGCGAAGGGCTCCAACTACTGGCGCAACAG aGTTATGATGATTGCAAAGAAGTTCTTAGATGCTGGCCACAAACTGTCTTTTGCTGTTGCTAGTCGGAAAACTTTTGGCCATGAGCTTTCAGAGTTTGGTCTAGACAGCAGCGTGGGTGAGGCTCCAGTTGTTGCCATCCGAACCGCTAAAGGAGATAAATACGTCATGCAGGAAGAATTCTC CCGTGATGGAAAGGCTCTGGAGAGATTCCTGCAAGATTACTTTGATGGAAACTTGAAAAAGTATCTGAAATCGGAGCCTGTCCCTGAAAGCAATGATGGCCCTGTGAAG GTGGTGGTTGCTGAGAACTTTGATGAAATTGTCAACGCAGAAGACAAAGATGTCCTGATAGAGTTCTATGCACCCTGGTGTGGACATTGCAAGAATCTGGAGCCCAAATACAAAGAATTGGGGGAGAAG CTCAGTAAAGACCCCAATATTGTCATTGCCAAAATGGATGCTACAGCCAATGATGTGCCTTCTCCATATGAAGTCAGAGG cTTCCCCACCATCTATTTTGCTCCAGCTGGCAAGAAGCAGAGTCCAAAGAAGTACGAG GGTGGCAGAGAAGTGAGTGACTTCATTAGCTACTTGAAGCGGGAGGCAACCAACACTCCCGTGCTGCAGGAGGAAGATAAAACCAAGAAATCCAAGAAGAAGGTGAAGGAGGATTTGTAA
- the SERF2 gene encoding small EDRK-rich factor 2 translates to MTRGNQRELARQKNLKKQSDSGKGKRRDDGLSAAARKQRDSEIMQQKQKKADEKKEGAK, encoded by the exons ATGACCC GCGGGAACCAGCGCGAACTGGCGCGgcagaagaacctgaagaagCAGAGCGACTCGGGCAAGGGCAAGCGGCGGGACGACGGGCTCTCGGCCGCCGCCCGCAAGCAGAG GGACTCGGAGATCatgcagcagaagcagaagaagGCTGACGAGAAGAAGGAGGGCGCCAAGTAG